The following are encoded together in the Juglans microcarpa x Juglans regia isolate MS1-56 chromosome 2D, Jm3101_v1.0, whole genome shotgun sequence genome:
- the LOC121251243 gene encoding fibrillin protein 5 homolog — IYGHCPTTNPSFPANSAKTKIHQNDANSPQLLPATYPRTFTTLFGKFLSGFRPVSTTRVAEPRSDVLGDETLADIKAELYQALQGVNRGIFGIPSAKKSEIEGLVKLLESQNPTPDPTSKLDKVDGCWKLVYSTITILGSKRTKLGLRDFISLGDFFQIIDTAKGKAVNVIKFSAKALNLLNGTLTIEASFKIASKSRVDINYDKSSITPDQLMNVFRKNYDLLLGIFTPQGWLEITYVDEDGMRIGRDDKGNIFILERSGEGEP; from the exons ATTTATGGCCACTGTCCAACCACCAATCCCAGCTTCCCAGCTAATTCTGCCAAAACCAAGATCCACCAAAATGATGCAAACTCCCCCCAATTACTTCCGGCCACATATCCGAGGACCTTCACCACTCTATTTGGAAAGTTCCTATCCGGGTTTAGACCCGTTTCCACCACCAGAGTCGCAGAACCAAGATCTGATGTTCTTGGGGATGAAACACTAGCCGACATCAAAGCAGAGCTTTACCAGGCACTACAAG GAGTGAATAGAGGGATATTTGGAATCCCATCTGCAAAGAAATCCGAGATTGAAGGTTTGGTGAAGCTGCTAGAGTCTCAAAACCCAACTCCAGACCCTACTTCCAAACTAGATAAG GTGGATGGATGCTGGAAACTAGTTTACAGTACAATTACAATCTTGGGTTCCAAGAGAACCAAGCTAGGATTGAGAGATTTCATTTCCTTGGGGGATTTTTTCCAGATAATTGATACTGCCAAG ggaaaagcaGTAAATGTGATCAAGTTCAGTGCAAAGGCACTAAATTTGTTGAATGGAACGCTCACTATCGAGGCCTCCTTCAAGATTGCATCGAAATCA AGAGTGGACATTAATTACGACAAGTCGTCAATCACTCCCGACCAA TTGATGAATGTGTTCCGGAAAAACTATGATCTTCTGCTTGGAATCTTCACTCCACAAGGCTGGCTCGAGATTAC ATATGTAGATGAAGATGGCATGAGGATAGGGAGGGATGATAAGGGCAATATCTTCATATTAGAGAGATCAGGAGAAGGTGAACCTTGA
- the LOC121249264 gene encoding uncharacterized protein LOC121249264 codes for MFFIPTDSSPRPDGFGSGFYKVCWDIVQEDVMMAVHDFFRGGIIPREFTAMSLVLIPKVDNLKSFDKFIPISLCSAFYKTCTKILSLHKPARGGNVVIKIDMAKANDSIEWNFLIHVLLAFGFSGTFCNLVRQLISSPSFSVVMNGVSKDFFQGARGLRQGDLITPYLFIMVEEILSRNLKKRYQEGWIAAFSLSRNVLNISHLLYADDIIIFSNGSKALIKAISESLALYEAWSGQKISKEKSSIFFSKLIPPVRRRQILRITRFSEGSLPFKYLGVPIIFGRLKSNYFDELVGKIGAKIGDWISRLLSSGARLILGYKDEKPKRHWKGWDKLCTPSREWGIGIRNFQDEDHISLINPNKGSRFWKLMTKCIPDVIKYSQWKPKAGHISFWFDKWLGEKNLAIGSLVTMPRLKLKDVWLEDGWDVDLLYRLVGSQKAQEIVNTANGKKEGEDILIWGDYEDLNHVLANGEVAQSIWRKCAIQVGLNIELKVHRRKRMQIIQWHRLKHGWFKLNVDGSSKGNSGKAGAGGILPDAEGKMIFAFSSPLEHGTNNYAEFMALFLGVRKICLYGLDKIEIEMNSQIAVN; via the exons ATGTTTTTTATTCCTACTGATAGTAGCCCAAGGCCAGATGGCTTTGGATCTGGTTTTTACAAGGTTTGTTGGGACATTGTGCAAGAGGACGTGATGATGGCAGTGCATGATTTCTTTCGAGGAGGCATTATTCCTAGGGAGTTCACCGCTATGTCTTTGGTGCTTATTCCTAAGGTGGATAACCTGAAGAGTTTTGACAAATTTATACCAATAAGCTTGTGCTCCGCTTTTTATAAAACTTGCACTAAGATTCTG AGTCTTCACAAGCCAGCTCGTGGTGGTAATGTGGTAATTAAAATTGACATGGCCAAGGCAAATGACAGTATTGAGTGGAACTTTTTGATTCATGTTTTGTTGGCTTTTGGTTTTTCTGGAACCTTTTGTAATTTGGTCAGACAGCTTATCTCCTCTCCCTCGTTTTCAGTAGTTATGAATGGAGTATCCAAGGATTTCTTCCAAGGGGCACGAGGATTGCGTCAAGGGGATCTGATCACTCCATACTTGTTTATTATGGTAGAGGAAATTTTGtcgagaaatttgaaaaaaagatatCAAGAAGGGTGGATTGCCGCTTTTTCACTCTCAAGGAATGTTCTGAATATATCTCATCTTCTCTATGCAGATGATATAATCATCTTCTCAAATGGTAGTAAAGCATTGATTAAAGCAATTTCGGAGTCCCTTGCACTCTATGAAGCATGGTCTGGGCAAAAAATTAGCAAGGAGAAGTCATCTATATTTTTCTCTAAGCTTATTCCACCAGTTAGAAGAAGACAAATATTGCGGATAACCAGATTTTCAGAGGgttcattaccttttaaatacCTAGGAGTGCCAATTATATTTGGTAGActaaaatctaattattttgatGAGCTGGTGGGAAAGATTGGTGCTAAGATTGGAGACTGGATTTCTCGTTTATTATCTAGTGGGGCAAGATTGATCTTG GGATATAAGGACGAGAAACCGAAGAGACACTGGAAAGGATGGGATAAATTGTGCACTCCAAGTAGAGAATGGGGTATTGGTATTCGAAATTTTCAGGAT GAAGATcacatttctcttataaatcCTAACAAAGGTTCTCGGTTTTGGAAGCTCATGACCAAATGTATACCAGATGTTATTAAGTATTCCCAATGGAAGCCTAAGGCAGGGCATATTTCATTTTGGTTTGACAAATGGTTGGGGGAGAAAAACCTTGCAATAGGTTCTCTTGTCACTATGCCGAGATTGAAATTAAAAGATGTCTGGCTAGAAGATGGTTGGGATGTGGACTTATTGTATCGTTTGGTGGGTTCCCAAAAAGCCCAAGAAATTGTGAACACAGCCAATGGGAAGAAAGAAGGAGAGGATATTCTAATCTG GGGAGACTATGAAGACTTGAACCATGTGCTAGCAAACGGTGAAGTGGCTCAGTCCATTTGGCGAAAATGTGCCATCCAAGTTG gtttaaatattgaactCAAAGTTCATAGAAGAAAGAGGATGCAGATTATTCAGTGGCATAGACTGAAACATGGCTGGTTCAAGCTAAATGTAGATGGAAGCAGTAAAGGAAACTCGGGGAAGGCAGGTGCAGGGGGAATACTGCCGGATGCAGAAGGTAAAATGATTTTTGCTTTCTCTTCTCCACTAGAGCATGGAACAAATAATTATGCAGAGTTCATGGCTTTATTTCTTGGTGTGAGAAAGATCTGCTTATACGGCTTGGACAAAATAGAGATAGAGATGAATTCACAAATTGCGGTTAACTAG